The DNA window CAGTTTGTATATCGTCGCCTCTGACGTCACAAACGGGCGAATCATCGTGCTGCCGGACGATTTGAACGCGTACGGCATTGACCCGAGCTCATTTTCGGTCGCCAAGGCGGTGCGGATGAGTGTTAGCATCCCGTACTTTTTTGAACCGGTTCGCCTCCGCGGGCAAAACGGCACGTCTCTCATCGTCGACGGGGGGGTGCTCAGCAACTTTCCGCTTTTTCTCTTTGATGAGGAAAAGAAAACGAAAAAGCGGCCGGTGCTCGGCATCCAGCTGAGCGCCAAGCCGAGCGAGCGGCCGAAACGAAACATCACCAATGCGTTAGATTTGTATGAGGCGCTGTTTGCGGCGATGAAAGAGGCGCATGATGCCCGCTACATTTCGCGCCGCCATGAAAAAAACATCGTCTTTTTACCGGTGGAAAACGTTATGTCGACCGAGTTTTCCGTCGACCCCGAGGCGCGCCGGCGCCTCATCGATTACGGGCGCGAGCGGACGCGGCAGTTTTTGCGGCAATGGGCGTACTAGGCAGGGAGCGGCGGCAAGGCTGCAGCACTTGCGGTGCGAAAAAGCGAATCATGCGCGTCAAGGAGCGCCGCCTGCCTCACGCGGACGGCGGCAAACAAAAAAGAATCAAGCTAAAACGAAGCTCGATTCTTTTTTTTGCCTTTTTTTCCGTCAATCACGGTTAAATGCGGGGTCGCGGTCCGCTTTTTCAGCGGCCGTTTCAGTTTTGCCGGCTTTGGCTGCTTGCGCCCGGAGCGGGGATGGAGCTTTTTCGACTGCCGCACCGCTTTTAAGTACGACAACCGTTCTTTATCGGTGCGGCGTTGGTACACGAAACGGTAAAAGAGATAAATCGCGGCTATAAACAGCGCAACAAACAACAGCTGACGGAACAGCACCGTCGGATGGGCGAAAAGAGTATAGACAATGCCGAGCGTTCCAAGCAAGATCATGAGCCCGACGAGCGGGTGAATGGCCCTGCGCCGCAATGAATCCACCCCCTTTAATCAATTACTGCACTGCTTTTTTCGCTTCGGCTTCCGCTTCCAAATGAAGAAGCCGCTGAAATGAGGCGATGGCCACTTCCACTTGATCATCGTCCGGTTCTTTTGTCGTCAGCCGCTGCAGCCATAGCCCGGGGTAGCCGAGCCAACGCAGCAGCGGAACATCCCTCAATTTATTTGTAAACTGCAATACTTCAAACGAAACGCCAAGCACGACCGGAATTAAAGCGAGCCGGTTAACCATCCGCAGCCAAAGCGGATCGGTCGGCACGAACAAATAAAGGAACAAGCCGACGATGACGGTAAATAAAATAAAGCTGCTGCCGCACC is part of the Geobacillus sp. 46C-IIa genome and encodes:
- a CDS encoding SA1362 family protein encodes the protein MRRRAIHPLVGLMILLGTLGIVYTLFAHPTVLFRQLLFVALFIAAIYLFYRFVYQRRTDKERLSYLKAVRQSKKLHPRSGRKQPKPAKLKRPLKKRTATPHLTVIDGKKGKKKNRASF
- a CDS encoding patatin-like phospholipase family protein, yielding MDIDIVFSGGGVKGFALLGAYEAIEEKGLSWKRLAGTSAGSLLAALLAAGYSAREVMHLLEELELERLLDERASWIPFPVWKWVRLYWHLGLYQGKALERWLESVLAARGVRTFQDVPAGSLYIVASDVTNGRIIVLPDDLNAYGIDPSSFSVAKAVRMSVSIPYFFEPVRLRGQNGTSLIVDGGVLSNFPLFLFDEEKKTKKRPVLGIQLSAKPSERPKRNITNALDLYEALFAAMKEAHDARYISRRHEKNIVFLPVENVMSTEFSVDPEARRRLIDYGRERTRQFLRQWAY